In the genome of Photobacterium sp. TLY01, one region contains:
- a CDS encoding inner membrane protein YpjD: MDILIAFSAAGFYLLALAFIVPGLSHNNGIQARPVFFSATVAIILHIVFLKDLILGGVGQNLSILNVASLISLIIAVITTLAMVKMRIWFLLPVIYSFAAINLAAAAVLPGGFITHLEAHPQILLHISLALFAYSTLMIATLYAIQLAWLDYKLKHKKLAFNPNLPPLMLVERQLFKIILVGHILLTVTLITGFIFLQDMFAQGKTHKAVLSILAWGVYSVLLWGHYRMGWRGKKVVWFSLIGAFLLTLAYFGSRFVKEIIIGS, from the coding sequence ATGGACATATTGATTGCCTTTTCTGCTGCTGGTTTTTATCTGCTTGCGCTGGCGTTTATCGTACCTGGGCTCAGCCATAATAATGGCATTCAGGCCCGGCCAGTGTTTTTCAGTGCCACAGTGGCGATCATCTTACATATTGTGTTTCTGAAAGATCTGATCCTGGGCGGCGTCGGCCAGAACCTGAGTATCTTAAATGTCGCCTCGCTCATCAGTCTGATTATCGCCGTTATCACCACTCTTGCGATGGTCAAAATGCGGATCTGGTTTCTGTTGCCCGTGATTTACAGCTTTGCTGCGATTAATCTTGCGGCGGCGGCTGTGCTACCCGGGGGCTTCATTACGCACCTGGAGGCACATCCTCAAATCCTGTTACATATTTCTCTGGCGCTCTTTGCCTACTCGACCCTGATGATCGCTACACTGTACGCGATTCAGCTGGCGTGGCTGGACTATAAGCTCAAACATAAAAAGCTGGCTTTTAATCCGAATCTGCCACCGCTGATGCTGGTTGAACGGCAGTTGTTTAAGATCATTCTGGTCGGTCATATACTGCTGACGGTCACACTGATCACTGGCTTTATTTTCCTGCAAGATATGTTTGCTCAGGGTAAAACCCACAAAGCGGTCCTTTCGATTCTGGCCTGGGGGGTTTACAGCGTGCTGCTCTGGGGGCACTACCGGATGGGCTGGCGGGGCAAGAAAGTCGTCTGGTTCAGCCTGATTGGCGCATTTCTGCTAACGCTGGCCTATTTCGGCAGCCGCTTTGTCAAAGAAATCATTATCGGCAGCTGA
- the ffh gene encoding signal recognition particle protein gives MFDNLTERLSSTLKNISGRGRLTEDNIKDTLREVRMALLEADVALPVVRDFVKRVKERAVGTEVSKSLTPGQEFIKIVQAELEAVMGETNEALDLASQPPAVILMAGLQGAGKTTSVGKLGKLLKERNKKKVLVVSADVYRPAAIKQLETLAADIGIDFFPSSPDQKPVAIAQAAIEHGKRKFYDVVIVDTAGRLHVDEAMMDEIKAVHQIANPVETLFVVDAMTGQDAANTAKAFNEALPLTGVILTKVDGDARGGAALSVRHITGKPIKFLGVGEKTDALEPFHPDRVASRILGMGDVLSLIEDLERNVDKEKAEQLAKKFKEKKGFDLEDFRGQLQQMKNMGGMMGMLDKLPGMSQLPGNVKDQVDDKIFVQMEAIINSMTAKERERPELIKGSRKKRIAAGSGTQVQDVNRLLKQFTQMQKMMKKMQKGGMKNMMRNMKGMMPGGGMFPGR, from the coding sequence ATGTTTGACAATTTAACCGAGCGTTTGTCGTCAACGCTGAAAAATATCAGCGGCCGTGGCCGTCTGACGGAAGACAATATTAAAGATACCCTGCGTGAAGTGCGCATGGCATTGCTTGAGGCAGATGTCGCGCTGCCGGTTGTCCGTGATTTCGTCAAGCGGGTGAAAGAACGCGCTGTCGGAACTGAAGTCTCTAAGAGCCTGACGCCAGGCCAGGAATTTATCAAAATCGTTCAGGCGGAATTAGAAGCCGTCATGGGCGAGACCAACGAAGCGCTGGACTTAGCCAGCCAGCCACCTGCGGTCATCCTGATGGCCGGCTTGCAGGGTGCCGGTAAAACCACCAGTGTGGGTAAGCTGGGTAAATTACTCAAAGAGCGTAATAAAAAGAAAGTACTGGTTGTTTCCGCCGACGTATACCGTCCTGCCGCGATTAAGCAACTGGAAACCCTGGCTGCTGATATCGGTATTGATTTTTTTCCGTCCAGCCCGGATCAAAAACCGGTGGCGATTGCCCAGGCGGCTATCGAGCACGGCAAGCGCAAATTTTATGATGTGGTAATTGTCGATACCGCAGGCCGTCTGCACGTCGATGAAGCCATGATGGACGAAATCAAGGCCGTTCATCAAATTGCTAATCCGGTCGAAACCCTGTTTGTGGTCGATGCCATGACAGGTCAGGATGCGGCCAATACCGCTAAAGCCTTTAACGAGGCGTTGCCGCTGACCGGTGTGATTCTGACCAAGGTCGACGGTGATGCCCGGGGTGGTGCGGCGCTGTCGGTGCGTCATATCACAGGTAAACCGATCAAGTTTCTGGGTGTGGGTGAGAAAACCGATGCGCTGGAGCCTTTTCATCCGGATCGTGTCGCCTCCCGTATTCTGGGGATGGGCGATGTCCTGTCACTGATTGAAGATCTGGAACGCAACGTTGATAAGGAAAAAGCCGAGCAGCTCGCGAAGAAATTCAAAGAGAAGAAAGGCTTTGATTTAGAAGACTTCCGTGGCCAGCTTCAGCAGATGAAGAATATGGGTGGCATGATGGGCATGCTGGATAAGCTGCCTGGAATGTCTCAGCTACCCGGCAATGTCAAAGACCAGGTGGATGATAAAATCTTCGTTCAGATGGAAGCGATTATTAACTCCATGACAGCAAAAGAGCGTGAGCGCCCGGAGCTGATTAAAGGTTCGCGCAAGAAACGTATTGCTGCCGGCTCCGGTACTCAAGTGCAGGACGTCAACCGTTTGCTCAAGCAATTTACCCAAATGCAGAAGATGATGAAAAAAATGCAAAAGGGCGGCATGAAGAACATGATGCGCAATATGAAAGGCATGATGCCGGGTGGCGGCATGTTCCCTGGACGCTAA
- the rpsP gene encoding 30S ribosomal protein S16 gives MVTIRLARHGAKKRPFYHIVVADSRAARDGRNIERVGFFNPLATGQEERLRLDLDRVNHWVGQGATVSDRAAKLIKDAAKAAA, from the coding sequence ATGGTAACCATTCGTTTGGCACGTCACGGCGCGAAAAAGCGTCCATTTTATCACATCGTTGTTGCTGACAGCCGCGCTGCGCGCGACGGTCGTAACATCGAGCGTGTAGGTTTCTTTAACCCACTAGCTACTGGTCAGGAAGAGCGTCTGCGTCTGGACCTGGACCGTGTAAATCACTGGGTTGGTCAAGGTGCAACTGTATCTGACCGCGCAGCGAAACTGATCAAAGACGCTGCGAAAGCCGCTGCTTAA
- the rimM gene encoding ribosome maturation factor RimM (Essential for efficient processing of 16S rRNA): MSSHNQDQVVVGKIGATYGIKGWLKVFSYTEQAESIFAYQPWLIKMKGEWQTFHVEAWKRHGQGLVAKLQGLDIREDAQVMTNAEINVPADQLPALSDEEFYWRELMGMTVVTTQGYDLGKVTDILETGSNDVLVVKANLKDAFGQKERLIPFLDEQVIKSIDRTAQRIEVDWDPGF, encoded by the coding sequence ATGAGTTCACACAACCAAGACCAAGTTGTTGTCGGTAAAATCGGTGCCACTTACGGTATCAAAGGGTGGCTCAAAGTTTTTTCCTACACAGAACAAGCCGAGAGCATTTTCGCTTATCAGCCATGGCTGATAAAGATGAAAGGGGAATGGCAGACCTTCCATGTAGAAGCATGGAAACGTCATGGCCAGGGGTTAGTTGCCAAGTTGCAGGGGCTGGATATCCGAGAGGATGCTCAGGTCATGACCAACGCGGAGATCAACGTCCCTGCCGACCAATTACCGGCGCTGTCAGATGAAGAATTCTACTGGCGCGAACTGATGGGCATGACTGTTGTGACAACTCAAGGTTACGACCTGGGTAAAGTAACAGACATCCTGGAAACCGGTTCAAATGACGTTTTAGTGGTGAAAGCCAACCTGAAAGATGCTTTCGGACAGAAGGAACGCTTAATTCCGTTCCTCGATGAGCAGGTCATCAAGTCGATTGATCGCACTGCTCAACGGATCGAAGTTGACTGGGATCCTGGATTTTAA
- the trmD gene encoding tRNA (guanosine(37)-N1)-methyltransferase TrmD: MRVGIISLFPEMFRAITEFGVTGQAVKKGLVTVETWNPRDFTHDKHRTVDDRPYGGGPGMLMMVQPLRDAIHAAKLSAKGQAKVIYLSPQGRKLDQTGVEELAQNQNLILICGRYEGVDERIIQQEVDEEWSIGDFVLTGGELPAMTLVDAVVRFVPGVLGDFASAEEDSFANGLLDCPHYTRPEVLDGQAVPPVLLSGNHKEISRWRLKQSLGRTWLRRPELLENLALTDDQECLLAEFIREHRQTMS, translated from the coding sequence ATGCGGGTAGGAATAATTAGCCTATTCCCTGAAATGTTCCGGGCTATTACTGAGTTTGGGGTGACAGGTCAGGCGGTAAAAAAAGGCCTAGTGACGGTAGAGACGTGGAACCCCCGCGACTTTACCCACGATAAGCACCGTACGGTCGATGACCGACCTTATGGTGGCGGACCCGGTATGCTGATGATGGTACAGCCTTTGCGCGATGCCATTCATGCTGCCAAACTGTCTGCCAAAGGCCAGGCGAAAGTGATTTACCTCTCTCCTCAGGGCCGTAAGCTCGATCAGACGGGTGTTGAGGAACTGGCACAGAACCAGAATCTGATTCTGATTTGTGGCCGGTATGAAGGGGTAGATGAGCGCATTATCCAACAAGAGGTAGACGAAGAATGGTCTATCGGGGATTTTGTGCTGACGGGTGGTGAGTTGCCAGCCATGACCTTAGTTGACGCAGTCGTGCGGTTTGTACCGGGCGTTCTGGGTGACTTTGCGTCAGCAGAAGAAGATTCTTTTGCGAATGGCTTGCTGGATTGCCCGCATTACACGCGTCCTGAAGTGTTAGATGGTCAAGCTGTACCTCCGGTGCTCTTGTCCGGTAACCATAAGGAAATTAGCCGCTGGCGATTGAAACAATCGCTGGGCCGTACCTGGCTTAGAAGACCAGAGCTCCTGGAAAACCTAGCTCTGACTGACGATCAGGAGTGTTTGCTGGCGGAGTTTATCCGCGAACATCGGCAAACCATGAGTTAA
- the rplS gene encoding 50S ribosomal protein L19 — MSNIIKALEQEQMKKDLPEFAPGDTVVVQVKVKEGDRERLQAFEGVVIAKRNRGLHSAFTVRKISNGEGVERAFQAHSPIVDSITVKRRGAVRRAKLYYLRERSGKAARIKEKLTKK; from the coding sequence ATGAGTAATATCATCAAAGCTCTTGAGCAAGAGCAAATGAAAAAAGACCTGCCTGAATTCGCACCAGGTGACACTGTTGTTGTTCAGGTGAAGGTAAAAGAGGGTGACCGTGAGCGTCTGCAGGCGTTCGAAGGTGTTGTTATCGCCAAGCGTAACCGTGGTCTGCACTCTGCTTTCACTGTTCGTAAGATTTCTAACGGTGAAGGTGTTGAGCGTGCATTCCAGGCTCACTCTCCAATCGTAGACAGCATTACTGTTAAGCGTCGCGGTGCAGTACGTCGTGCCAAGTTGTACTACCTGCGTGAGCGTTCAGGTAAAGCGGCTCGTATTAAAGAGAAGCTGACCAAAAAATAA
- a CDS encoding DUF1801 domain-containing protein, translating into MSTLKTRPTQASVTAFIAALSDSQQQADSHQLLALLNELSGKTAVLWGDSLIGFGTYFYSNTAGKHFSWPMIAFSPRQGKMTLYFMLGFAAHQAQLEQLGKHKLGKSCLYIKRLQDINLSVLREMLNQHIAMMKQKYPCE; encoded by the coding sequence ATGAGCACACTCAAAACCCGTCCCACCCAAGCCAGCGTCACCGCCTTTATCGCAGCACTCAGCGACAGCCAGCAACAGGCAGATAGCCATCAGTTACTGGCACTCTTGAACGAACTGAGCGGCAAAACAGCTGTGCTGTGGGGAGACAGCCTGATTGGCTTTGGCACCTACTTTTACAGCAACACTGCCGGTAAGCACTTCAGCTGGCCGATGATCGCCTTCTCGCCACGGCAGGGGAAAATGACGCTGTACTTCATGCTGGGGTTCGCCGCGCATCAGGCTCAGCTTGAACAACTCGGCAAACATAAACTGGGAAAGTCCTGCCTGTATATCAAACGCCTGCAAGATATCAATCTGTCAGTACTGAGAGAGATGCTGAACCAGCATATTGCGATGATGAAGCAGAAGTACCCGTGCGAGTAA
- a CDS encoding carbon starvation protein A: MAWFLICVAALIGGYFIYGTFIEKLFGINEKRQTPAYTMQDGVDYVPMSKKKVYLVQLLNIAGVGPIFGPIMGALYGPAAMLWIVLGCIFAGAVHDYFSGMLSVRNGGASVPTLSGKYLGNGAKHFMNIFAIVLLLLVGVVFVSAPAGMITNLVNEQTDMTVSMGSMVAIIFAYYIIATIVPVDKIIGRFYPLFGFLLIFMSVGLITAIAVSSEYTLLGDYEVSQMFTNMNPNDLPLWPALFITIACGAISGFHATQSPLMARCMENEKNGRFVFYGAMIGEGVIALIWCALALSFFGSVENLSDAVANGGPGNVVYSASFGLLGVVGGVVAFLGVVILPITSGDTAFRSSRLILAEYFNMEQKSLRNRLLMAVPLFVIGGILTQVDFGIIWRYFGFANQTTAVMMLWTASAYLLRHNKLHWVTTVPAIFMTTVVITFILNNSTLGFGLPMMVSTIIGLIATLGITAYVIVKSKGKGDIDLDQEESESKGKLETA, from the coding sequence ATGGCCTGGTTTCTGATTTGCGTCGCTGCTTTGATTGGCGGTTACTTTATTTACGGTACCTTTATTGAAAAACTGTTCGGCATTAACGAAAAGCGCCAGACACCTGCATACACGATGCAGGATGGCGTTGACTATGTGCCCATGTCCAAGAAAAAAGTGTACCTGGTACAACTGCTGAACATTGCTGGGGTTGGCCCGATTTTTGGCCCCATCATGGGCGCACTGTACGGTCCGGCTGCCATGCTGTGGATTGTACTGGGCTGTATCTTTGCCGGTGCCGTGCACGACTATTTCTCAGGCATGCTGTCGGTGCGCAATGGCGGCGCCTCCGTGCCAACGCTTTCCGGCAAATATCTGGGCAATGGCGCCAAACATTTCATGAACATCTTCGCCATTGTGCTGCTACTGCTGGTCGGCGTGGTCTTTGTTTCTGCTCCGGCAGGCATGATCACCAACCTGGTCAACGAGCAAACCGACATGACCGTTTCTATGGGATCCATGGTCGCGATCATCTTTGCTTATTACATCATCGCCACCATAGTCCCGGTTGATAAGATCATCGGCCGCTTCTACCCGCTGTTCGGTTTCCTGCTGATCTTCATGTCGGTCGGCCTGATCACTGCCATTGCCGTTTCCAGCGAATACACCCTGCTGGGCGACTATGAAGTCAGCCAGATGTTCACCAACATGAACCCGAATGATCTGCCGTTGTGGCCAGCTCTGTTTATCACCATTGCCTGTGGTGCTATCTCAGGTTTCCACGCGACTCAGTCGCCACTGATGGCGCGTTGTATGGAAAATGAGAAAAACGGCCGCTTCGTGTTCTACGGTGCCATGATCGGTGAAGGCGTGATTGCCCTGATCTGGTGTGCGCTGGCACTGTCTTTCTTCGGCTCTGTTGAAAACCTGTCTGATGCCGTAGCAAACGGTGGACCGGGCAACGTGGTTTACAGCGCATCCTTTGGCCTGCTGGGCGTTGTGGGTGGCGTGGTCGCCTTCCTGGGTGTGGTGATTCTGCCTATTACATCCGGTGATACAGCCTTCCGCTCAAGCCGCCTGATTCTGGCTGAATACTTCAACATGGAGCAGAAGAGCCTGCGTAACCGTCTGCTGATGGCCGTGCCTCTGTTTGTTATCGGTGGGATTCTGACTCAGGTTGACTTCGGGATTATCTGGCGTTACTTCGGATTTGCGAACCAGACCACGGCTGTCATGATGCTGTGGACCGCTTCTGCTTATCTGCTGCGCCACAACAAACTGCACTGGGTGACCACTGTGCCGGCGATTTTCATGACCACAGTTGTGATCACCTTTATTCTGAACAACAGCACCCTGGGCTTCGGTCTGCCCATGATGGTCTCGACAATTATCGGCCTGATCGCAACGCTTGGTATCACAGCCTATGTCATTGTGAAATCTAAAGGCAAAGGCGACATCGACCTGGATCAAGAAGAAAGTGAAAGCAAAGGCAAGCTGGAAACCGCTTAA
- the btsR gene encoding two-component system response regulator BtsR, protein MIKALVIDDEPYAREELMALLHDSGDIEIIGSGANAIEGLKMIHLLKPEVVFLDIQMPQITGIELLSMLDPETMPKIVFVTAYDDYAIKAFEDNAFDYLLKPVEPARLEKTLAKLKRELRQPDYTPLISDMLELIPCSGHHRILLLSPADIELAHSDLSGVHLVTKDTKATTQLTLKVLEEKTPLIRCHRQYLVHPQAIREIKLLENGLAEITTQHGQQVPVSRRYLKEIKDRYGLS, encoded by the coding sequence ATGATCAAAGCACTTGTCATCGACGATGAACCTTATGCCCGAGAGGAGCTGATGGCGCTGCTGCATGACAGCGGCGACATCGAAATTATTGGCAGCGGCGCCAACGCTATCGAAGGGTTGAAGATGATTCATCTGCTCAAGCCCGAAGTCGTATTTCTGGATATTCAGATGCCGCAAATCACAGGGATCGAGCTCCTGAGCATGCTGGATCCGGAGACCATGCCCAAAATTGTGTTTGTCACCGCGTATGACGACTACGCCATCAAAGCGTTTGAAGATAATGCCTTTGACTACCTGTTAAAACCGGTCGAACCGGCAAGGCTTGAAAAAACGCTGGCCAAGCTGAAGCGCGAGCTGCGCCAGCCGGATTACACCCCTTTGATCAGCGACATGCTCGAGCTGATTCCTTGCAGTGGCCATCACCGTATCTTGCTGCTCAGCCCGGCAGATATCGAACTGGCGCATTCTGATTTATCAGGTGTGCACCTGGTTACCAAAGACACCAAGGCCACCACACAGCTGACCCTCAAAGTGCTGGAAGAAAAAACCCCGCTCATCCGATGCCACCGCCAGTATCTGGTGCACCCGCAGGCGATTCGTGAGATCAAGCTGCTGGAGAACGGACTGGCAGAAATTACAACCCAACATGGCCAGCAGGTGCCGGTGAGCCGGCGATATCTGAAAGAGATCAAAGATCGCTACGGGCTGAGCTGA
- a CDS encoding sensor histidine kinase, giving the protein MELILSLLQQLSVYLVLAYLLSKTPLFMPITTVSGRLSQRFACYVLFSLFCILGTYFGLHIEDAIANTRAIGAVMGGLLGGPVVGFAVGLTGGMHRYSMGGFTDVACAISTTVEGLIGGIMHSYFVRRSNFDAIFRPLTVFAITLVAEILQMLIILAVAEPFDKAYSLVSAIALPMVIANSVGAALFMSIIRDKKTIYEKYSAAFSSRALKIAQRSVGILSQGFNQENSKQIARIVYEETGVGAVSITDRDKILAFIGIGDDHHLPGTPISSKHTKQAIEHCELVYADGYEVPYCCSLYDKCKLGSALVIPLIGGNHEVIGTIKLYEPKRKLFSTINLTLGEGIAKLLSNQILTGRYNRQQTLLTQAELRLLQAQVNPHFLFNALNTINAVIRRDPDKARQLIQHLSQFFRRNLKQNIETVTLEEELQHVHAYLEIERARFADRLEVEVNIDDALLNITIPTFTLQPLVENAIKHGTSNLLASGKLTIKAYQNDERIVLEVRDNAGLYQPVGEESGLGMKIVDKRLKNRYGKAYGLQMSWEANQWTLATITLPKENGQP; this is encoded by the coding sequence ATGGAACTCATCCTTTCCCTGCTGCAGCAGCTCAGTGTTTATCTGGTGTTGGCTTACCTGTTAAGCAAAACACCACTGTTTATGCCGATCACCACGGTATCTGGCCGTTTGTCACAACGCTTTGCCTGCTACGTGCTGTTTTCTCTCTTCTGTATTTTAGGCACGTATTTTGGTCTGCACATCGAAGATGCCATCGCCAATACCCGGGCCATCGGTGCTGTGATGGGGGGCCTGCTGGGGGGCCCGGTTGTGGGCTTTGCCGTGGGCCTGACCGGTGGTATGCACAGATACAGTATGGGCGGCTTTACCGACGTCGCCTGTGCTATCTCCACCACAGTGGAAGGACTGATCGGCGGTATCATGCACAGCTATTTTGTCCGCCGCAGTAATTTCGACGCCATTTTCCGACCATTAACCGTATTTGCGATCACCCTGGTTGCCGAGATCCTGCAGATGCTGATTATTCTGGCGGTGGCCGAACCTTTTGATAAAGCCTACAGTCTGGTCAGCGCCATTGCTTTGCCTATGGTGATCGCCAACTCAGTGGGTGCAGCCCTGTTCATGAGCATTATCCGCGATAAAAAAACCATTTATGAGAAATACTCAGCCGCGTTTTCCAGCCGGGCACTGAAAATCGCCCAACGTTCGGTAGGCATACTCAGTCAGGGATTTAACCAGGAAAACTCCAAGCAAATTGCCCGTATCGTTTACGAAGAAACCGGGGTCGGTGCCGTCTCGATTACGGACCGAGATAAAATTCTCGCCTTTATCGGGATCGGCGATGATCATCATCTGCCGGGTACCCCGATTTCCTCCAAGCATACCAAACAAGCCATTGAACACTGCGAGCTGGTCTATGCCGACGGGTATGAAGTGCCCTACTGCTGCTCGCTTTACGACAAGTGCAAATTAGGCTCGGCGCTGGTGATTCCTTTAATCGGCGGCAACCATGAGGTGATTGGCACGATTAAACTCTATGAGCCGAAACGTAAACTGTTTTCCACCATCAATCTGACCCTGGGGGAAGGCATTGCCAAACTCTTGTCGAACCAGATCCTGACCGGGCGCTATAACCGCCAGCAAACCCTGCTGACTCAGGCTGAGCTGCGGCTGCTGCAGGCACAGGTGAATCCACACTTTCTGTTCAATGCGCTCAATACCATTAATGCAGTGATCCGGCGTGATCCGGATAAAGCCAGACAGTTGATTCAGCATTTGTCCCAGTTTTTCCGTCGCAATCTGAAGCAGAATATAGAAACTGTCACGCTGGAAGAGGAACTGCAGCACGTACACGCCTATCTGGAAATTGAACGCGCCCGGTTTGCCGACCGGCTCGAGGTGGAAGTCAACATTGATGATGCCTTATTGAATATCACAATTCCGACCTTTACCCTGCAGCCACTGGTCGAAAATGCCATCAAGCATGGTACGTCAAACTTGCTGGCCAGCGGTAAACTGACCATCAAGGCTTACCAGAATGATGAACGTATTGTGTTGGAAGTGCGCGATAATGCAGGCTTGTATCAGCCGGTGGGTGAAGAGAGCGGTCTGGGCATGAAAATTGTCGATAAACGATTGAAAAACCGCTATGGCAAAGCATATGGCCTGCAAATGAGCTGGGAAGCCAATCAATGGACACTGGCCACCATCACGCTGCCAAAGGAGAACGGACAACCATGA
- a CDS encoding 3-deoxy-7-phosphoheptulonate synthase, with amino-acid sequence MQKDVLNNVHIQDEQVLITPQQLKDKLPVSEAALSFIEQSRKTVADIIHKRDHRLLVVCGPCSIHDVEAAKDYARRFKELAAELDDQLYLVMRVYFEKPRTTVGWKGLINDPHLDGSFEIEEGLHIARQLLIDLVEMGIPLATEALDPISPQYIGDLFSWAAIGARTTESQTHREMASGLSMPVGFKNGTDGSLGTAINAMQAAASGHRFMGINREGQVALLNTQGNPDGHVILRGGKQTNYDSVSVSECETEMKSAGLNPALMVDCSHANSRKDYRRQPLVAEDVIHQIREGNHSVIGLMLESHLNEGNQSADLAPGEMAYGVSITDACINWEDTETLLRRARQELTPFLQQRIK; translated from the coding sequence ATGCAGAAAGATGTATTGAATAATGTCCACATTCAGGATGAACAAGTTCTTATTACGCCACAACAGTTAAAAGATAAATTGCCAGTCAGCGAGGCTGCGCTGTCGTTTATCGAGCAATCGCGTAAAACGGTTGCCGACATTATCCATAAGCGGGATCACCGTCTGCTGGTGGTCTGCGGTCCTTGTTCTATTCATGACGTCGAAGCGGCCAAAGATTATGCCCGTCGATTTAAAGAACTGGCAGCCGAGTTGGATGACCAACTGTACCTGGTGATGCGTGTGTACTTTGAAAAACCGCGGACGACAGTCGGCTGGAAGGGTCTGATCAACGACCCGCATCTGGATGGTTCTTTTGAGATTGAAGAAGGGCTGCACATTGCGCGCCAGCTGTTGATTGATTTGGTGGAAATGGGTATCCCGCTGGCCACAGAAGCACTGGATCCGATCAGCCCGCAGTACATCGGCGATTTGTTCAGCTGGGCCGCGATTGGTGCCCGTACCACGGAATCCCAGACCCACCGTGAAATGGCCAGTGGTCTTTCGATGCCGGTGGGTTTCAAAAATGGCACCGATGGCAGCCTGGGTACCGCGATCAATGCGATGCAGGCGGCCGCTTCCGGTCACCGTTTCATGGGGATTAACCGTGAAGGCCAGGTCGCACTGCTCAACACGCAGGGCAACCCGGATGGCCATGTCATTCTTCGCGGCGGGAAACAGACCAACTATGATTCAGTGTCGGTTTCTGAATGCGAAACTGAGATGAAGTCTGCGGGCCTTAATCCTGCCTTAATGGTAGACTGCTCTCATGCGAACTCTCGCAAGGATTACCGCCGCCAGCCGCTGGTTGCCGAAGATGTGATTCATCAGATCCGGGAAGGGAATCATTCCGTCATTGGTCTGATGCTGGAAAGTCATCTCAATGAAGGCAATCAAAGTGCTGATCTGGCGCCAGGAGAGATGGCGTATGGTGTGTCGATCACAGACGCCTGCATAAACTGGGAAGATACCGAAACCCTGCTGCGTCGCGCTCGTCAGGAATTAACCCCTTTCCTACAACAACGCATTAAATAA
- the tyrA gene encoding bifunctional chorismate mutase/prephenate dehydrogenase produces the protein MVAELSTLRDQIDEVDKQMVALLARRLALVEEVGHVKSQHGLPIYAPDREAAMLASRRQEAADQGVPPDLIEDILRRTMRESYASENDSGFKCLKPELRPIVVVGGHGQLGRLFCRLFELSGYQVRILGSQDWDKADELLKDAGMVVVTVPIHLTEQVIRRLPQLPDDCILADLTSIKSGPVQTMLEVHQGPVVGLHPMFGPDISSLAKQVVVYCDGRNPESYQWLLEQIQIWGASLNRISAIEHDQGMTLIQALRHFTSFVYGVHLAEEDPRLDQLLSLSSPIYRLELAMVGRLFAQDGQLYADIIMSSPQNLAMIKRFHQRFGDAIAILENKDKAAFKQAFDQVEGWFGDYAGRFLKESQSLLRQANDATHRG, from the coding sequence ATGGTTGCGGAACTGAGCACACTACGAGATCAAATTGATGAAGTCGATAAGCAGATGGTCGCGCTGTTGGCGCGCCGTCTGGCTTTGGTAGAAGAAGTCGGTCATGTCAAAAGCCAGCACGGTCTGCCGATTTATGCCCCGGATCGTGAAGCCGCCATGCTGGCCTCACGGCGACAGGAAGCGGCTGACCAGGGCGTGCCGCCGGATCTGATTGAAGATATTCTGCGCCGCACCATGCGTGAATCTTATGCCAGTGAAAATGATTCGGGTTTCAAATGTCTGAAGCCGGAATTGCGCCCGATTGTCGTTGTGGGCGGTCATGGACAGCTGGGCCGTCTGTTCTGCCGCTTGTTTGAGTTGTCGGGTTATCAGGTACGTATCCTGGGCAGTCAGGACTGGGACAAAGCGGATGAATTGCTCAAAGATGCCGGCATGGTTGTGGTGACCGTACCGATTCATCTCACCGAACAAGTGATCCGCCGCCTGCCTCAACTACCGGATGACTGCATTCTGGCAGATCTGACCTCGATTAAGAGCGGGCCGGTGCAGACCATGCTGGAAGTGCATCAGGGACCTGTGGTGGGATTACACCCTATGTTTGGCCCGGATATCAGTAGTCTGGCCAAGCAAGTGGTGGTTTACTGTGATGGCCGTAACCCGGAAAGCTACCAGTGGCTGCTGGAGCAGATCCAGATTTGGGGCGCGAGTCTGAACCGGATCAGTGCCATCGAACATGATCAGGGGATGACCCTGATTCAGGCACTGCGGCATTTCACTTCGTTTGTGTATGGGGTTCATCTGGCCGAAGAAGATCCGCGCTTAGATCAGTTATTGTCGCTCAGCTCGCCGATTTACCGCCTGGAACTGGCGATGGTCGGACGGCTGTTTGCACAGGACGGGCAGCTCTATGCCGATATTATTATGTCTTCGCCGCAAAACCTGGCCATGATTAAGCGTTTTCACCAGCGCTTTGGGGATGCCATTGCCATATTGGAAAACAAAGATAAAGCGGCGTTCAAGCAGGCCTTTGATCAGGTGGAAGGCTGGTTTGGCGACTATGCCGGACGCTTTTTGAAAGAAAGCCAGTCGTTACTGCGTCAGGCGAACGATGCGACCCACAGAGGCTGA